The following are encoded in a window of Cyprinus carpio isolate SPL01 chromosome A13, ASM1834038v1, whole genome shotgun sequence genomic DNA:
- the LOC122147245 gene encoding alpha-1,6-mannosylglycoprotein 6-beta-N-acetylglucosaminyltransferase B-like: MSQVSVVSFVICGFAQVEPFIPSEYTCEGMLERVNAYIQHQDFCRRSSPFPTANDSRSWSGNPPSPFLQLPNSTALIWAPNITAPACWPPLSALRLFLSPEDSSCVKTCQDAGLICEPAFFPFINNIEAFNGLNAQCESLEAEKNHVFPAVHVDRRECFQQKEPLLFSCAGVSAKHQRLCPCRDYIHGQVALCRDCL, from the exons ATGTCTCAAGTTTCTGTTGTGTCTTTTGTCATTTGTGGGTTTGCACAGGTGGAGCCCTTTATACCGTCTGAGTACACTTGTGAAGGCATGCTGGAGAGAGTGAATGCTTACATTCAACATCAG GATTTCTGTCGCCGCAGCAGTCCATTCCCTACAGCCAATGATTCCAGATCATGGTCTGGGAATCCACCCAGTCCTTTCCTGCAGCTGCCCAACTCCACAGCTTTGATCTGGGCTCCCAACATCACTGCTCCGGCCTGCTGGCCGCCCCTCAGCGCCCTTCGGCTATTCCTGTCTCCAGAGGACTCGTCCTGTGTGAAAACCTGCCAGGATGCCGGTCTAATCTGCGAGCCAGCTTTCTTTCCTTTCATCAACAATATAGAGGCCTTCAATGG gCTTAACGCTCAGTGTGAGTCTTTAGAAGCGGAGAAGAACCATGTGTTTCCAGCCGTACATGTGGACAGGAGAGAGTGTTTCCAGCAAAAGGAGCCGCTGCTGTTCAGTTGCGCTGGAGTCAGTGCCAAACACCAGAGGCTTTGCCCATGCAGAGACTACATTCACGGCCAGGTGGCGCTATGCAGGGACTGTCTTTGA